One window from the genome of Choloepus didactylus isolate mChoDid1 chromosome 2, mChoDid1.pri, whole genome shotgun sequence encodes:
- the LOC119526715 gene encoding PRELI domain containing protein 3B-like, producing the protein MKIWTSEHVFDYPWETVTTAAMQKYPNPMNPSVVGVDVLDRHIDPSGKLHSHRLLSTEWGLPSIVKSIIGAARTKTYVQEHSVVDPVERTMELKSTNISFTNMVSVDERLIYKPHSQDPEKTVLTQEAIITVKGVSLSSYLEGLMASTISSNANKGREAMEWVIHKLNAEIEELTASARGSIRTPMAAAAFVEK; encoded by the coding sequence ATGAAGATATGGACTTCAGAGCACGTCTTTGACTACCCATGGGAAACTGTTACAACAGCTGCAATGCAGAAATACCCAAATCCTATGAACCCAAGTGTGGTTGGAGTTGATGTAttggacagacatatagatcccTCTGGAAAGTTGCACAGCCACAGACTTCTCAGCACAGAGTGGGGACTGCCTTCCATTGTGAAATCTATTATTGGTGCAGCAAGAACCAAAACATATGTTCAGGAACATTCGGTAGTTGATCCTGTAGAGAGAACAATGGAACTTAAATCTACTaatatttcatttacaaatatgGTTTCAGTAGATGAGAGACTTATATACAAACCACATTCTCAAGACCCGGAAAAAACTGTTTTGACTCAAGAAGCCATAATCACTGTGAAAGGAGTCAGCCTCAGCAGTTACCTGGAAGGGCTGATGGCAAGTACAATTTCTTCAAATGCTAATAAAGGCCGAGAAGCAATGGAATGGGTAATACATAAATTAAATGCCGAGATTGAAGAATTGACGGCTTCGGCAAGAGGAAGCATAAGGACACCGATGGCGGCAGCAGCATTTGTAGAGAAATGA